A part of Aegilops tauschii subsp. strangulata cultivar AL8/78 chromosome 2, Aet v6.0, whole genome shotgun sequence genomic DNA contains:
- the LOC109763334 gene encoding disease resistance protein PIK6-NP-like, with translation MGGLGKTTLARRAWQSVVSSFDCKAWICVSNSSSDFMFFREVLEALASPSDQFDLDGKEEELMAQLQLHLKGKRFLLVFDDIWERSLWNRIKSAFPHENCSAGSAILITTRSIDVAHSFSPNENLDLDTDSYFYLCNAMALMNSNDQSTYLRPLLREIVSKPLPIRLFLRALYVNPNKTKGDLQNLCDSLDSSKTSITNNVRQLLTFCNLSSNCKNCLLYMSIFPEDTIFERTRLVRRWAVEGMTAKRGRLSALHEADHCFDLLVAHGLLIPMDMAVTGKVKSCKMHQIIHDIVTEIATDDNFVKNSHQPDLAHRLSIHYEVQPQQAEKEQYATCSIACWDICRHSSPSDKTTVEQSNATATQEFLESLPSSTHLGVLKVLDLENCNELKDHHLKNICNHVFHLKYLSLRKTGITQLPKQLDKLQFLETLDIRETEVKAFPKNSVFLPKLKHLLAGQWTDDTTQGSVQSKEMFLTVSLPKRIGNMTELQVLSHIAVSGKGDEIIDVGNLLQLVKLGVVLSGSKRSVFWHLYHAIGKLRKCLRSLSIRVTELTSNEEDDNMNIEEAPLIHPKYLQKLKISGLKYGLPSWIKKLDVLTKITLHMTFITDDDFKILGELKSLSCLRLQRESCNESTLTFKKDAFQSLKFLDIECSAITSIKFVKEASPMLKKLVWSSTREQSLSGIEDLPSFRELKLTGIFDLQSVEQAIAANKNKPILVADRINA, from the coding sequence ATGGGTGGCTTAGGCAAAACTACTCTGGCTCGGAGAGCTTGGCAGAGTGTGGTAAGCTCATTTGACTGCAAGGCTTGGATCTGCGTATCCAATTCAAGTTCAGATTTCATGTTTTTCCGGGAGGTCCTAGAAGCACTGGCCAGTCCATCAGATCAATTCGATTTGGATGGCAAGGAGGAAGAGCTTATGGCACAGCTTCAGCTGCACCTGAAAGGTAAAAGATTCTTGCTTGTGTTTGATGATATCTGGGAAAGATCTCTATGGAATCGCATCAAATCTGCTTTCCCCCATGAGAATTGCTCTGCTGGTAGTGCCATACTGATTACCACGCGTTCGATTGATGTGGCCCACTCATTTTCTCCCAATGAAAACTTAGATTTGGACACTGATAGTTATTTCTATTTGTGCAACGCAATGGCCCTAATGAACAGCAACGACCAAAGCACTTATCTGCGGCCTCTTTTACGGGAAATTGTCTCAAAACCCTTGCCAATCAGGTTGTTTCTACGTGCTCTCTATGTCAATCCTAATAAGACCAAAGGTGATTTGCAGAATCTGTGTGACAGCCTGGACAGCTCCAAAACATCAATAACAAACAATGTAAGGCAACTACTCACGTTCTGTAATCTGAGTAGCAACTGCAAGAATTGTTTGCTATATATGTCTATTTTCCCCGAAGATACAATCTTTGAGCGGACAAGATTGGTAAGAAGATGGGCCGTTGAAGGCATGACTGCTAAAAGAGGCAGACTAAGTGCACTGCATGAAGCTGACCACTGCTTTGATCTGCTTGTCGCCCACGGGCTTCTTATACCAATGGACATGGCTGTTACAGGAAAGGTGAAGAGCTGTAAAATGCATCAGATCATCCATGACATTGTTACAGAGATTGCAACAGATGATAATTTTGTAAAGAACAGCCATCAGCCAGACTTGGCTCATCGCCTTTCTATTCACTATGAAGTCCAACCACAGCAAGCTGAGAAGGAGCAATATGCAACTTGTTCCATAGCCTGTTGGGATATTTGTCGCCATTCCAGTCCAAGTGACAAAACAACAGTTGAACAGTCCAATGCCACGGCCACTCAAGAGTTTTTGGAGTCCCTTCCTTCGTCGACTCACTTGGGGGTTCTGAAGGTGCTTGATCTAGAAAACTGCAACGAATTGAAGGACCACCATCTGAAAAACATTTGCAACCATGTATTCCACCTCAAGTACTTGAGCCTTCGGAAAACTGGCATTACTCAACTACCCAAGCAGCTTGACAAGCTTCAGTTCCTAGAGACCTTGGACATTCGTGAAACAGAAGTAAAAGCATTCCCCAAAAATTCAGTTTTTCTGCCAAAGCTAAAGCATCTACTTGCTGGCCAGTGGACTGATGACACAACCCAAGGTAGCGTCCAATCTAAAGAGATGTTTCTCACCGTGTCGCTGCCCAAACGTATCGGGAACATGACAGAACTGCAGGTGCTATCTCATATTGCAGTTTCTGGCAAAGGCGATGAAATAATTGATGTTGGCAACCTACTCCAGTTGGTTAAGTTGGGTGTGGTTCTCTCTGGGAGCAAGAGATCAGTCTTCTGGCATTTGTACCATGCAATTGGAAAGCTTAGAAAATGTCTTCGCTCACTGTCAATCCGTGTCACAGAACTGACAAGCAACGAAGAGGATGACAACATGAACATTGAAGAAGCACCCCTCATACATCCCAAGTATCTTCAGAAGCTAAAAATCAGTGGCCTGAAATATGGATTGCCCTCATGGATTAAAAAGCTCGATGTCCTTACCAAAATAACCCTCCATATGACTTTCATAACGGATGATGACTTCAAAATCCTCGGAGAGCTTAAAAGCTTGTCCTGCCTTAGGCTCCAACGAGAGTCATGCAATGAAAGCACACTCACCTTCAAAAAAGATGCATTTCAAAGTCTCAAGTTCCTGGATATTGAGTGCTCAGCCATTACCAGTATCAAATTTGTCAAAGAGGCATCTCCTATGCTGaagaagttagtttggtcttctACTCGTGAACAGTCTCTTTCTGGGATTGAGGACCTTCCAAGTTTCCGAGAGCTCAAGTTGACAGGCATCTTTGACTTGCAAAGTGTGGAACAAGCAATTGCAGCAAACAAGAACAAGCCTATCTTGGTAGCAGACCGAATAAATGCTTAG